aatcaggaGGCATTCATGAACCGGTAGTCTTAACAAGTCCTCAGTGATTGATAGGAACAATACGTCATAACAGTAAAATAATAGCTTCTAAATACAAAAGATTGACATTTGTTTCAGGCTGCTCATTGATTGCATGGCTTCACTCCAGGGCTGAGTTAAGATTGTTTGGAAGCCTTAACTGTAGTAACATAGTTCTAACCTATTGTACCCTTCGCACCCCATCCCACGGATAAGCCAACAGAGAGTTAATAACTAAAGTTGCAATTCTGTTAAAGAGGAAAGCTTGGGAACGAATTTCACAGTTACCTGTGATTCTGAGTAAGTTTCTCTATTTTTACCTCCTGTAGTTCACCCTGATCTTTCCTGAAAGATGTATGAAGCACAGGCAGCTCTGGttactctcctcctcctccttttcaaaCTGTTTCAAGTGGTAGGTAAGTGAGAAAGTTCCCAGAGTAAATGCAATTCACTAACTACTCCTCACAACTTAGGGTCTCATCCAGCTGCCAGTGACGTCAACGGAAAGACTCTTTCCCTGATTTCAGGGGAATTGCATCTGGACCCTTCTATCCAACTTTTCAAGATTGCTCAGCATGGAATAGCTCTCACTGTTCTCCCTGAGAACTGCTGGGTCCTGAGCGCTTCTTAAAACCTGGCCATTACTGCCGTTACTGAGCAGTTGACTGTGGAACAGAGACAGGGATATGATGTATGTCTGCAGGAGTCCCCTCTGGTCTGCAGTCACCGGTGCAGCAGCTGGCTCCCCATCTAGCAGCTCTTCGGTGAAACTCTGCACCCCTGTGCTTTGGTGTCTGTATGCCCCTTGTTCAGAGTTGTTGGTTCTGCTACTGCTGGGGCAGCTGTTCCCTCTTCATTCTCCTTCCAAACTTCTTGCACTTGGTTTTTCATACCTCCTCTCAAGTGTTCACTGACTCAAACTTTCCCCAgtgtagggtaaccagatgtcccaattttatagggacagtcccgatacttgggactttgtcttatataggcacctattacctcctacccctctgccccgatttttcacacttgctatctggtcaccctaccctgttAGTCTGCAGGCAATTCTGTGTCCTTGTTTTGGAGTGGcactccgccccaccccccagctaaTTAGATTTGGTTCTCTTGTGGCCAAGTCTGTACAATGGATTGCAGAGTAgtggagggaaagagaggaggggcTTCATCCAGTCCCACAAAGGGGGAGTACTTCTGCAAACCTAGAGGGATATTTTGAAATTGTAACATGTTAGAGCAAGAGGTTACTGTAATTTACATGTATCAAATTAGAGAAAGGGCTTGCTGTAGTTTACACATTTCTCTGACTTCTCAAGCATGTAAATTACACCAATTTGCTCTCTTAGTCTGAGTAGCTTTAAGAAAAGCCCCCTAAGTTAATGTGTCAGCAGCACTCCTCCAACTTGTCTCCTAAGAGGTTGAGCCTGTGAGTTTAGAGAGAgtttagaacagaggtgggcaaactatggctctgggcggcggggctgcgagctcttgctgggcagcacaactgcagagccacagcctgacctggtgctctgtgctgcgcggtggcgtggctggctccagctgggtggcgcggctgcctgttctggtgctctgggcggcgcgtctgtagcgctgccagccactggtgctccaggcagcgcagtaagggggcaggaagctgggaaggggggttggatagagggcaggggagtttggtgGGTGGGGAGCGGGGGTATGGATAGGGATCGGGGTGGTCAgagtgcagggagcagggggtttgaatgggggcaggggtcccgggagggcagtcaggaaggagaggggaggttggatgggacggtgggggacagtcaggggcaggggttccgggggcgatcagggagaaggggtggttggatggggcaggggtcccagggggcacagtcaggaatgagagaaggggttggatggggcggcggagggcagtcaggggcacaGGTTCTGgaaagtcaggggacagggagaggtggatggggcagaggtcccaggggggccatcaggggacaaAGAACAGggagtgtgtggatggggcagaagtcccgggggggccatcagggggcgagaagcagggggggtcagatagcgggtgggggccgggccacgcctggctgtttggggaggcacagcctcccctaaacggccctccatacaattttggaaacccgatgtggccctcaggccaaaaagtttgcccgccccggtTTAGAACAAGTATAAATCAGCATAATGTACACGTTACTCCAGTCCCTTCTGTGTGTATGTTATgctaatttaaataatttcctgGCTTTGTCAGGCCACCTAAAATAGTGGCTGAACTAGCAACGTCGCTCAGggcggtaaaaaaaaaaaaaaaaagaaaaaaaatcgtGTCCTGTGAGATGTGGTTAGGTAAAACGAAGCCCCACTGTGGACACAGGTAGGTCAACGCAAGAATTCttcccatcaacctagctacaacCTCTCAGAGGTGAATTTACTACAGAAACAacaaaaccccttccattgctgtagcaaGGGTATTAAGCAGCGTGGCTGTAGTGTCTGTGTAGAActtgtggtgtagacatatccatagccCAAGACTCACTTGGGGCTTATCTACAAGGTGGTGGAGAAAAAGGCAGCAGTAGCTAGTGCACACTGTGCACTGAGTGCCTTTGTGCGCAATAGCTTAATGCAATTTGAAAGTGCATTAAACTAAACTGTCCCAGAGCACTCTTAGTGTGctgtaagagtgtccacatgggaagCTAGTGAGGAGAAGctgtgtgctttaaattcacactctagTTTACTGCGCACTAACTTCCACATGTAGACAATTTCTGTGACTCATCTCTGAGTTTGGCCCCATGTCTCTCTCCTACTTCTAAGTTTGATTGAACTTACATTGTAGTCACATCATGTTTCCTCTTCCTGAATATACTGTATTCTTTCTTATGTTTGAGCAGcacaaaatcttttaaaaactaaattcagGAATCTAAATGGACTTCTTGATACATAACATGATATAAAACCTGGAATAAGTTGGAAACAGATAATTTGTTTACATAAGCATATCATGAAATCTAGTAGATCTTTTTACAGCCCTTCCACTTCtagtggtaataataataataaaaaaagaataccTTTAAAATAAGGAACTTGAGACCTAGCTCCAAGATCCGAACTAAAAAGGATGTAATTCCATTTCATAATCTACCTGCACTACCATTTAAACACTTATATAATCCATGGAGTTAACTAGCCCAGTGTGTTTGTCTAATTCCATAACAGCTAAAGAAATTGTtggtaaataaaaacatttgggTTTCAGTGCAATTATTATATTCTCCATTACATATTATTAAAACTTACACCTCCTTATTGTCTTTATACTCCCTGCTCTAAGCTAAACAGCTAGAGATGAAGAGGGCAGAATTTCATAGTGTAATGttcctttgttctttttttcaggTGATGTAACTGTTAACTGTACTGTTGAACTTCAAGTTCGGAGAGGTTTACAATATGAGAGCAAACCTGGGGACCCCCTCAGTATAGAGTGTCCAGTGAAGTACTGCACAGAAAAGCCAGCCATACACTGGTGCTTTATACAGGGGACGAGCTGCCTACTTTTGAAAGATGGGCCAACAAGATACACAGTGTGGAGAGAAGAGAATGTGGCTGTTCTGAACTTTATGCCGATTCATCAGCGTAACAGTGGATGGTATCGTTGCAGCATTACTCTGGGCAACCTGAGATATCAGAGCCATGCAATAAGTGTTATTGTTAGAGGTGAGTTTGGTATCAGGATCACCTATACTCCTGCATATTAAATACAGATATGCATTTGGATGCTGTTTAATGCATCCCAGGGGGATAAAATGGTGGAGGATGTTCTACTGAAGTATTAAGTCTGCACTCATCACCATGCTATCCCAGCACCTTACAAATGCACATCAGTCCTGGCCCATGAGAGGTTTGGAATTCTCTCGTCTCTTTTAATCTGCAGTCATCTCGAGCAGTTAATGCAACTTGCCCTGTCTACGTTAGGGTTTTAAAACAAGTTTGCTATCGCATTTTACAAATGCACCTTTTTATCTAGCATGGATCAACCTGGATTGGGTCAGGCTCCCTTCAAAACCTGTCAGTGTTATTTTAGCCCAGTATCCGTGCCCCAGGGGTTGACTCTGCTGCCTTTTGAAGGGTCCCAGATGTTACTGGCTTGGAGAGTGGGAGTCCAGGCCTGaaaattaaacccagatctctcGCGTGACAGCCCAGAGCATTAGTTATAGGGACAGCACTATGGcattaaaaacagcagtgtagacatgcctgctcaggctctgaagcctgggaaggggattgggcttcagagcctgagccacaatGTATATTCAGTTGATTTTAGCACAGTAGTGTGAGCATGCGTCTGTAGACCcgagctctgagacttgctgccgcaggttttaaaacacagtgtagaCGCACCCTGCCGCACCAGGCACCAGAACCGAGAATAGGGATTCTTGCACCTCATTCAGTATACAAGATGTACCATGCTCTGTAGATGAAGCttggttgtgtagtgaaggaggcaggggactgcagagAGGATGAATGGTCTGGTGGTTAATgcagctgaatgctgccctggagaaatgGATTCTATCCCGGCATCTGCTAAAGTTCCTGTACAAtgctagtcaagtcacttaaaccacacTTTTCAtgggtggtcactaattgtgtgttcctcattttctgggtgcctagCTTGAGaccctgatttgcagaagtgttgcTGAGTGCCCACAGccacaactgaagtcaatgggttttcAGTGTACAAAGTTCTATATAATGCTAAGAACTCTGAAATCAGGTCCTAAGCATCTCAGATTGGGCACTCAAAATGAATGTATACTTTtcaccttaatctctctgtgcttcagatgtcccatctgtaaaatgtgaaaataaatgaattagtgtttgtgaagcactcagatactacagcgatGAGCGCCCTAGAAAAGCCCATCAGGAAATGACTAATTCTGTGTTCAGAGCAGGGCCTGAATAGTGCACAGTAAATAAGTTGTGTGatcacacattgaacaatgaggataaaacaaaatatagaacAGGTGCTCGTTCAgtaagcactgtccatcctgtgcactgaatgaggcagggatcctgctgCCAGATTCTTCCCTGTGCTTTTATCTGTCCTGTCCTTGTCTGCCTTTCTTCTCTGTTCTTTTTACCTTCTCATCTgtctcttttccctttccctcttccacttttttggtccccccaccccatttgttTTGTTATTCTCCCTCTCAGTTCCTCCGGCAACAGAAGGCTACAGACTGCTTCAAGGAGAGGCATCCATTAATGTCTTCGTGAGTCTAGAGAGACACGTTCTTGTAGCTTAAGCTGAGTGCCAGATTTTGAGGCCTTGTCCCTGTGAGCTGCTCTGTGGCCACCTACATTAGGGGCCACTGtaggagaaaggagaggaagtgGGTGATTTCCAAGAAGCCACCTCCTGCATTACCCACAGCCACAATCGCACAATGGGGAAAAGCAAATCTGATTTCATGGAACTTGTTCCACCATCCACTGGTGTAAATTTCTCACAAACCACGAAAGCTTGAAAACATCACAGGTGCTGAAACTTCTTAAAATTacaagaaaggaaattaaaatagacAAGGAAGGCAATGCCTGGAAGAAAGAAagtatcatcctcattttacagatggggcattGAGGCAGAGAGAATGACTTGCCCCagaccacacaggaagtctgtagcggAGTCACAAATTAAATTCACAAATTAaatctgagttccagtccagtgtcttaattGGAAGACTACCCATTTCTGTGGGATGGGACACGAGGAATGCACCACAAGTGAAAACTAATTAACAGGTGActgtcagtcttctcttctcccaccctaCATTtcaccctcctctcctctcaggaACACTGCCATTTCCTATGTTGTTGTCTTTCTAAACGTTTCTGCTCTGGGAGTGTTCCGCTGAGAGGGATAGGCACGAGGGCTGCCATACacctttcccttttcttcctgGTAGGTAAAGCCATAATGCCACAGTTCCTGACCTACTGTCATACAGGACAGGACACGTGGAAGATCCAGGATAAACTGATTTACCAATAAGTCATGctcccttattttttatttttcagaaaccaCTGACTTCATTCCCGTGGCTTgtgagccccaggccctgccgGGCAACCTGGCTGGTAAGTGCCTCACCAGGTCCTGCAGCATCCCCTTGTGCTGGGGCACCGAGCATGGCATGCCCCCCATGGGCCTTATACCCCCAAGAGGTCCCgggagcccccaccccagctttgtGTTCTCCCTGCCTGGtccccagagccctctccagcccctACCCTCCTTCCCCAACCGGCCTCTTTCCCCCTTCAGGCTGCCTCTAGTCGCCTGCTTCTGCCACCTCCCGGCCTCCCCACACTTCCCCAGGGCTGCTATCTGGAGTTTCCttggtgccccccccccgactACCCAGAGCCTCCTTTCTgcccctctgctattccagtccccAAAGGTGCATTGCACCACTAGCTGGATCATAGTCCAATAGCTTCACCTCCTGGCTCTGAGCTCAAAAGTACTCATACACTCACACCCTGCTTTGCTGCCCACGTCTCACACAATCCATACCCATTCCTCTTCCCCGCTACCTCCCATCTCTGCTACTTGGCTCAattgggggcatggaggaacgttTTGGGGTGGGATGAATGTCAATGTCAGGCAGCTTGGGCCAGCTCTGCGTGTCCCTTTTTCAGTtcagggaaatatggtcaccctacccagggaggagcagagggactgTGTAAGTGCAGTTGATCGCTGGGTTGCACTGCGCCCAGTGAAGGCAGGAAGAGTTGGAGGAGGACACTAGAGGTATCAAAACCCACTCTGTAATTTTACATATCAGGTCAGATGTTTCCACTAAATGGTGGAATTCACAAAGTAAAATTTTAATGCTATGTGTGCAGAGCTCCTACTAGAACTGGGTGGACTgctgagaagaaaataaaaactgactGGAACCCTGgttgaaaacaaaccaaacctCTTCTGAAGTTTGAAAAATTCAGTTCTTTACCCCTTTTCAGCTTTGGTTTCCTACACATTTCCTGTTCTCGCTGGAACTAGAAACGATAGTACTGAAATATTGCAAAAGGGCTTGAGTGCTAAAATGCTGGGGTGGGGTaggatgtttgttttgttttttgttatatcTGTGCCAATCCGAACACACAGGAGGTATTGGAAATCTCAAGAAAAATAAAGTCCTCATAAGATTTCCAGCCCAGTCTTGcaaaggggccaaattcagtgggaattgtacCTGCTTAAGATGGGGCTTCATTTGACACATGTAGTTCATCTAGATCAAATAAGTATCCAAATGTTGGGGTGTTTATCTGAAATTCTGAACATTTTAGAGGTTTACTTGTCACAAATTCCTTCACAGTGGTGCCACCCTGCAACGGTGTGAAGTAAACTAGCTATATGATCACTTTGATACCTGCTAGAATGAGGGAATGAAGGGTTACTGTCTCTTACCATCCTCCTTCTtattgtaaggggactgttgcccccttactaacattcagtggggtgttttggttggctagctcccagcactgaaaggggaagggtcgatggcaaatcaggagcctgagactgacagtccccaggggcaatggggagaggccaatgctccagatcagcctgattgacagggcgggcaggctaatcagaaagtcaggaggccagggtgggtcccgtcctccgtggaaactggaatggcctgagtcagacagagtggggccgagctaaggagagggcaggggcccgagctaagctgctggaagcagagttgcagccccaaaagccagagcacagcccggagagagcagacctgccctgggaccagagctgtagcaaccagagccagaggggccagacaagcagccaggaagcaggtcagagctgggagcagagtcacagaagcagcctgcagagcagagctgtcctgggggcagagctgcagcaaccagagccagagaggccagagaagcagcccagggagctgaaggcagagcagcagcagcagccgtgctgaggcagagtggagctggagctggggctggagcagtccggagctggagctgaggctggag
The DNA window shown above is from Trachemys scripta elegans isolate TJP31775 chromosome 1, CAS_Tse_1.0, whole genome shotgun sequence and carries:
- the LOC117876924 gene encoding uncharacterized protein LOC117876924, which produces MYEAQAALVTLLLLLFKLFQVVGDVTVNCTVELQVRRGLQYESKPGDPLSIECPVKYCTEKPAIHWCFIQGTSCLLLKDGPTRYTVWREENVAVLNFMPIHQRNSGWYRCSITLGNLRYQSHAISVIVRETTDFIPVACEPQALPGNLADNVMVSLVTGYRAVLSCSNMSLVNLISVVWKIRLRDGACCLLAYRADLNKTVRTNCSERMDWAARPDHDPALQIHPVRLADEGNYMCEIVNRDGSLHRNYTLSVLEHVGFSLLLHYLLTGGAISCVIIVTILYCTLRHRAYSAIQFND